The Lycium barbarum isolate Lr01 chromosome 10, ASM1917538v2, whole genome shotgun sequence genome includes a region encoding these proteins:
- the LOC132616173 gene encoding agamous-like MADS-box protein AGL80: MVRTRVNLSLIESITERKASYKKRQKGYLKKAQELSTLCDVETVTVVYSPYHDEPKVFPNHDAVINTFTKFRELSELEQSKNRVTLEDFIEKRIKKLGGSTVEGEEAVQGEGVHKKDV, from the coding sequence ATGGTTAGAACGAGAGTGAATCTTTCTTTGATTGAAAGTATCACTGAGAGGAAAGCCTCATACAAGAAAAGACAAAAAGGATACTTGAAAAAGGCTCAGGAACTAAGCACGCTTTGTGATGTTGAAACTGTTACCGTCGTCTATAGTCCTTACCATGATGAACCTAAGGTGTTTCCAAATCATGATGCTGTCATTAATACCTTTACAAAGTTTAGGGAGCTATCAGAATTGGAGCAATCAAAAAATAGGGTGACACTAGAAGACTTCATCGAAAAAAGGATAAAAAAGTTGGGAGGATCAACTGTGGAAGGTGAGGAAGCAGTACAGGGAGAAGGAGTTCACAAAAAAGATGTATGA